From Acropora muricata isolate sample 2 chromosome 14, ASM3666990v1, whole genome shotgun sequence, one genomic window encodes:
- the LOC136898680 gene encoding glycine receptor subunit alpha-3-like, with the protein MNADFFLRGLFSMLVLVDVRSGSDASQERKIDRTEIANASAIIARILKSTNYDKNARPKAGKDAIKVFLSMAIQSFTNIKESNMEFTVSMFLRQEWYDFRLVHDEHGTLPLRGTDLDKIWRPDTYFTNNNDYKLYEDNQLALISKNGYVYYSARLFVVASCPMYLKKFPTDVQECSLVMESFAFTRDMVEYRWKDGEPVKILNMELAEFDLTKTTYTYEDVEYVAGKYRDMIVTFTFSRRIGYYLINFYAPCIIMVIMSWISFWIDRDCIGDRIALGITTVLTIVFLLGSSNSTMPRVSYPKAIDWYLMTSFIFVFVTLLMCLLIFRFDRQLKRQQPTRSVSYDAQNDAATLQMPEETAEARRVSYYVADSQGAVYPIVRSVSGLKRRNILKQGFPKSLCGMPLNVTRDNLGMVLNNFCRVLFPTAFVFFNLIYWLAIA; encoded by the exons AAGTGACGCATCTCAAGAAAGAAAGATAGACAGAACGGAAATCGCCAATGCGTCGGCCATTATTGCCAGAATTCTTAAAAGCACAAATTATGACAAGAATGCAAGGCCGAAAGCAGGAA AAGACGCCATCAAAGTGTTCCTCAGCATGGCCATACAGTCATTCACAAATATAAAGGAATCAAATATG GAATTCACTGTATCAATGTTTTTACGTCAAGAATGGTACGATTTCAGACTTGTACATGATGAGCATGGCACATTACCCCTGAGGGGCACAGATTTGGATAAAATATGGCGCCCGGACACTTATTTTACAAACAACAACGACTACAAGCTGTACGAAGATAATCAGCTAGCGCTGATCTCCAAAAACGGATATGTGTATTATAGCGCAAG GCTATTTGTGGTTGCATCATGTCCAATGTACCTCAAAAAGTTTCCCACAGACGTTCAGGAATGTAGTCTCGTTATGGAAAGCT TCGCTTTTACCAGAGACATGGTGGAATACCGCTGGAAAGATGGCGAGCCAGTGAAAATACTGAATATGGAATTAGCAGAGTTTGATTTGACCAAGACAACGTATACCTACGAAGACGTAGAGTATGTGGCTG GTAAATATCGCGACATGATAGTGACCTTTACGTTCAGCCGACGGATTGGTTATTATCTTATAAACTTTTATGCTCCTTGCATTATAATGGTTATCATGAGCTGGATTTCGTTTTGGATAGATCGGGACTGCATCGGTGACCGAATAGCCCTCGGAATCACGACAGTGCTCACGATCGTATTTCTACTTGGATCCAGTAACAGTACCATGCCACGAGTCAGCTACCCGAAGGCAATCGACTGGTACCTGATGACTTCGTTCATCTTCGTGTTTGTGACGCTGCTGATGTGTCTCCTTATATTTCGCTTTGACCGACAGTTAAAAAGGCAACAACCAACGAGGTCAGTTAGCTACGATGCACAGAATGACGCTGCCACTTTGCAG ATGCCTGAGGAAACGGCAGAGGCACGTCGCGTTTCGTATTACGTTGCTGATTCACAAGGCGCAGTGTACCCCATTGTTCGAAGCGTATCTGGTCTCAAGCGAAGAAATATCCTTAAGCAAGGCTTTCCCAAGAGTCTTTGCGGCATGCCCCTGAACGTCACTAGAGACAACCTAGGAATGGTGTTAAACAATTTCTGTAGAGTCCTCTTTCCGACAGCATTTGTGTTTTTCAATCTCATTTATTGGCTAGCTATTGCATAG